Proteins co-encoded in one Streptomyces roseochromogenus subsp. oscitans DS 12.976 genomic window:
- a CDS encoding XdhC family protein: protein MLDLAGELRRWIEEGREFAVATVVAVGGSAPRGPGAALAVDSAGTVIGSVSGGCVEGAVYDLCREALRTGTSVLERFGYSDEDAFAVGLTCGGTIEVLITPVAGPAATVLASALSAAARNEPAALARVARGPAELLGRALLVRSDGTYEGDLGGHPDLDRTAAAEARALLEAGRTGAVDLSASGARRGSPRTESGGGSHCPAGVTLLVESNVPPPRMIVFGAVDFASALARAGKFLGYHVTVCDARPVFATRHRFPDADEVVVDWPHRYLSRTGTDARTVLCVLTHDAKFDVPLLKAALRMPAAFIGAMGSRRTHEDRERRLRSEGVTEAELARLRSPIGLDLGARTPEETALSIAAEIVAVRQGGTGVPLTGSNTPIHRDSAAPGRSAAA, encoded by the coding sequence ATGCTTGACCTGGCCGGCGAGTTGCGGCGCTGGATCGAGGAGGGCCGGGAGTTCGCCGTCGCGACCGTGGTGGCGGTCGGCGGCAGCGCACCGCGCGGTCCCGGCGCCGCCCTCGCGGTCGACAGCGCCGGCACCGTCATCGGCTCCGTCTCCGGCGGCTGCGTGGAAGGCGCGGTGTACGACCTGTGCCGGGAGGCGCTGCGGACTGGAACGAGCGTGCTCGAACGGTTCGGCTACAGCGACGAGGACGCCTTCGCCGTGGGACTGACCTGCGGCGGGACGATCGAGGTCCTGATCACGCCCGTCGCCGGGCCGGCGGCGACGGTCCTGGCGTCGGCTCTCTCGGCCGCCGCCCGGAACGAGCCGGCGGCCCTCGCCCGGGTCGCCCGCGGCCCGGCCGAACTGCTCGGGCGTGCCCTGCTGGTCCGGTCCGACGGCACGTACGAGGGTGATCTCGGCGGCCACCCGGACCTGGACCGGACGGCGGCGGCCGAGGCCCGCGCCCTGCTGGAGGCAGGCCGCACCGGCGCCGTGGACCTCTCGGCGAGCGGAGCGAGACGGGGGTCCCCCCGGACGGAGTCCGGGGGAGGCTCGCACTGCCCCGCCGGTGTCACCCTGCTGGTGGAGTCGAACGTGCCGCCCCCGCGCATGATCGTCTTCGGTGCGGTCGACTTCGCGTCGGCGCTGGCCCGGGCCGGGAAGTTCCTCGGCTACCACGTGACCGTCTGCGACGCCCGCCCGGTGTTCGCCACGCGGCACCGCTTCCCCGATGCCGACGAGGTCGTCGTCGACTGGCCGCACCGCTACCTGAGCCGCACCGGGACCGACGCCCGTACGGTCCTGTGCGTGCTCACCCACGACGCGAAGTTCGACGTGCCGCTGCTGAAGGCGGCGCTGCGCATGCCGGCGGCGTTCATCGGCGCGATGGGTTCGCGCCGCACCCACGAGGACCGCGAGCGCCGGCTGCGGTCGGAAGGAGTGACCGAGGCGGAACTGGCCCGGCTGCGCTCGCCGATCGGCCTCGACCTGGGCGCCCGCACACCCGAGGAGACCGCCCTGTCGATCGCGGCGGAGATCGTCGCCGTCCGGCAGGGAGGGACGGGCGTCCCCCTGACCGGTTCGAACACGCCAATCCATCGCGACAGCGCGGCACCGGGGAGGTCGGCGGCCGCCTGA
- a CDS encoding FAD binding domain-containing protein: protein MREFDYQRAFDVAGAVALLGADPDTRFLGGGTNLVDLMKTGVERPARLVDIRELPLDEIESTPEGGLRIGATVTNGDLAAHPEVRRRYPALAQAVLAGASGQLRNMATVGGNLLQRTRCGYFTDVTRPCNKRRPGSGCPALAGEHHNHAILGASDHCVAVHPSDMAVALAAFDAVVHFETADGAGELALADFYLPVGDTPHRETALPAGALITGITLPPAPVAAHSRYRKVRERASYAFALGSLAAALDVR from the coding sequence ATGAGGGAGTTCGACTATCAGCGGGCGTTCGACGTCGCCGGCGCCGTCGCCCTGCTCGGCGCCGATCCGGACACCCGCTTCCTCGGTGGCGGCACCAACCTCGTCGACCTCATGAAGACCGGTGTCGAGCGGCCCGCTCGGCTCGTCGACATCCGTGAACTCCCGCTCGACGAGATCGAGTCGACGCCAGAGGGCGGTCTGCGTATCGGGGCCACCGTCACCAACGGCGACCTGGCCGCGCATCCCGAGGTCCGGCGCCGCTACCCGGCGCTCGCGCAGGCGGTGCTGGCCGGCGCGTCCGGACAGCTGCGCAACATGGCCACGGTCGGCGGGAATCTGCTGCAGCGCACCCGCTGCGGCTACTTCACCGACGTCACCCGCCCCTGCAACAAGCGGCGGCCCGGCAGCGGTTGTCCCGCCCTCGCGGGCGAACACCACAACCACGCCATCCTGGGCGCGTCCGACCACTGTGTGGCCGTACACCCCTCGGACATGGCCGTCGCCCTCGCCGCGTTCGACGCCGTCGTGCACTTCGAAACGGCGGACGGGGCGGGGGAGTTGGCGCTGGCGGACTTCTATCTGCCCGTCGGGGACACCCCGCACCGCGAGACCGCCCTGCCGGCCGGGGCGCTGATCACCGGCATCACGCTGCCGCCCGCTCCGGTGGCCGCCCACTCCCGCTACCGCAAGGTGCGCGAGCGCGCCTCGTACGCGTTCGCCCTCGGCTCCCTGGCCGCCGCGCTGGACGTGCGT
- a CDS encoding xanthine dehydrogenase family protein molybdopterin-binding subunit has translation MTTVTTGVPVRTPSVGTAHTRIEGRDKVTGAARYAGEVPFAGLAYGWLVLSTVARGRIRALDTEPVLAMPGVLSVLDHRNAPRVETDYTGLMGMRPDPTIAVFQHDQVPHLGWPVALVVAETSEQAREAAEALVVHYEEEPHDVEFGGEHPDAYPVDGHLPAVTEKGDLDAALASSAIVVDAEYTTPEEHHNPMEPHAATARWDGGRLEVIDSNQGATWVVGELANLFSLDPSAVRVRSEHVGGGFGSKGVRAHQVAAVMAATVLQRPVRVVLTRRQMFSLAGYRSPTTQRVRLGADADGRLRALEHRSLSLTSTVHEFIEPSAAVARVMYDADAHHTANRVVRLDVPTPTFMRAPGEAPGSFALEAALDELAEKCGIDPIELRLRNEPDKGPVSGLPFAGRNLAACFREGARRFAWADRDPRPGLRRDGRWLLGTGTAAASFPSGAAPSTATATAHPDGTFTVRISAADIGTGARTALTLVAADALRVAPERVRVRIGDSDFGPAMIAGGSMGTRSWSWAIKTAAGELLERLALGADIPPEGITVRSDTAAAIGALAPAERHSFGAQFAEVAVDVTTGEVRVRRMLGIFAAGRIVNPLTARGQFLGGMIWGISMALHEEAVRDRASGGHVGADLAGYHVATHADVPRIEADWIEDHDPDDPVGIKGIGEIGIVGAAAAVANAVWHATGVRHRSLPIRPDRVLSAAAGAPDA, from the coding sequence ATGACCACCGTCACCACCGGGGTGCCCGTACGGACGCCCTCCGTCGGCACCGCGCACACCCGCATCGAGGGCCGGGACAAGGTCACCGGAGCGGCCCGCTACGCCGGTGAGGTGCCCTTCGCCGGCCTCGCGTACGGCTGGCTGGTGCTGTCCACGGTCGCCCGCGGCCGCATCCGCGCCCTCGACACCGAGCCCGTTCTCGCCATGCCGGGCGTCCTCTCCGTCCTGGACCACCGCAACGCCCCACGGGTCGAGACCGACTACACCGGCCTGATGGGCATGCGCCCGGATCCGACCATCGCCGTCTTCCAGCACGACCAGGTGCCCCACCTCGGCTGGCCGGTCGCGCTGGTCGTCGCCGAGACGTCCGAACAGGCCCGGGAGGCCGCCGAGGCGCTCGTCGTGCACTACGAAGAGGAGCCCCACGACGTCGAGTTCGGCGGCGAGCACCCGGACGCCTACCCGGTGGACGGCCATCTGCCCGCGGTGACGGAGAAGGGCGACCTGGACGCCGCACTGGCCTCCTCGGCCATCGTCGTGGACGCCGAGTACACGACCCCCGAAGAGCACCACAACCCGATGGAGCCGCACGCGGCGACCGCCCGCTGGGACGGCGGCCGCCTGGAAGTGATCGACTCCAACCAGGGCGCCACCTGGGTCGTCGGCGAGCTCGCCAACCTCTTCTCGCTCGATCCGTCCGCCGTCCGCGTACGCTCCGAACACGTCGGCGGCGGCTTCGGCAGCAAGGGGGTACGCGCCCACCAGGTGGCCGCCGTGATGGCCGCGACCGTCCTGCAGCGGCCGGTACGAGTCGTCCTGACGCGGCGACAGATGTTCTCGCTGGCCGGCTATCGCAGCCCCACCACCCAGCGCGTCCGGCTCGGCGCCGACGCCGACGGACGGCTGCGCGCCCTGGAGCACCGCTCGCTCAGCCTGACCTCCACGGTCCACGAGTTCATCGAACCGAGCGCCGCGGTGGCCCGGGTGATGTACGACGCCGATGCCCATCACACCGCCAACCGTGTCGTGCGGCTGGACGTGCCGACCCCGACGTTCATGCGTGCCCCGGGTGAGGCGCCGGGGTCGTTCGCGCTGGAGGCGGCGCTGGACGAACTCGCCGAGAAGTGCGGGATCGACCCGATCGAGCTGCGCCTGCGCAACGAACCCGACAAGGGGCCCGTCTCCGGCCTGCCGTTCGCCGGCCGTAATCTGGCCGCCTGCTTCCGGGAGGGTGCCCGCAGGTTCGCCTGGGCGGACCGCGACCCGCGCCCCGGGCTGCGCCGGGACGGCCGCTGGCTGCTCGGTACGGGTACGGCGGCGGCCTCCTTCCCGTCCGGCGCCGCGCCGTCCACCGCGACCGCGACCGCGCACCCGGACGGCACCTTCACCGTGCGGATCTCCGCGGCCGACATCGGCACCGGGGCCCGTACCGCACTGACCCTGGTCGCCGCGGACGCACTGCGGGTGGCGCCGGAACGGGTCCGCGTGCGCATCGGGGACAGTGACTTCGGACCGGCGATGATCGCCGGCGGTTCCATGGGCACCCGCTCCTGGTCCTGGGCCATCAAGACCGCCGCCGGCGAACTGCTGGAGCGGCTGGCCCTCGGCGCCGACATCCCGCCCGAGGGGATCACGGTACGGTCCGACACCGCCGCGGCCATCGGTGCCCTCGCGCCCGCCGAACGCCACTCCTTCGGCGCCCAGTTCGCCGAGGTCGCCGTGGACGTCACCACCGGCGAGGTGCGCGTGCGGCGCATGCTCGGCATCTTCGCGGCGGGCCGGATCGTCAACCCGCTCACCGCACGCGGGCAGTTCCTGGGCGGCATGATCTGGGGCATCTCCATGGCCCTGCACGAGGAGGCCGTCCGGGACCGCGCCTCGGGCGGCCATGTCGGCGCCGACCTCGCGGGCTACCACGTGGCGACGCACGCGGACGTACCCCGGATCGAGGCCGACTGGATCGAGGACCACGACCCCGACGACCCGGTCGGCATCAAGGGCATCGGCGAGATCGGCATCGTCGGCGCCGCGGCCGCTGTAGCCAACGCGGTCTGGCACGCGACCGGCGTACGCCACCGGAGCCTGCCCATCCGGCCGGACCGCGTCCTGTCGGCCGCCGCGGGAGCACCGGATGCTTGA